The Flavobacterium johnsoniae UW101 genomic interval TGAAGCATCAACTAATTTTGCAATTAATTTTTGATTGTTTATTGCTTTTGAAGTCAGATTTTTTAAACTCACTTCCACATTTAAACTTCCATTTTTATACTTCGCATCTAAATCTGGTTTTGCAAAAAAGTCTGAAATACGAACATCTTCAGTACTATACAAATACACATTTCTATCAATTCCTGAAAGTCTCCACATATCCTGATCTTCCAGATATGAACCATCGCTCCATCTGTACACTTCTACAGCCAGATTGTTTTTTCCTGGTTTTAAATATTTAGAAATATCAAATTCTGCCGGACTTTTGGTATTTTCTGTATAACCAACTTTTTCGCCGTTTACCCAAATATACATCGCCGCTGTTCCTGCTTCAAAATGAAGAAAAACATGTCGGTTTTTCCAGTTTTCTGGCAGTACAAAATCTCTTTTATAAGAACCAACAGGATTATCCCAATGATTGATAAAAGGCGGATTTTTTTCGAATGGATACGTGATATTAGTATAAATTGGCACGCCGTAACCATGCAGTTCCCAATTGGAAGGCACTTGAAGATCTTTCCAATGCAGCGTACTGAAATCTGTTTTGTAAAAATCCTTCGGGCGCTCGTCTGGCGTTTGCGACCAGGAAAATTTCCATGTACCGTTTAAAGAAAAATACCAAGGCGAATTTTCATATTTATCCATTATAGCAGAAGTTTCATCTGCATAAGGAAGAAAAGCAGCGCGGGCTGGTTCTCTGTTAATTTGAAATACTTCAGGATTTTCCCAATCGTTGCGGTCTTTTTCCTGAGCCCAAATACCCGCCGAGAAAAGCAGTAAAAGGCTTATAAAAAATATTTTGGTTTTCTGCATTATTTTGGTTTTAGATAGCTAGATGATATTTTTTTTAACACATAGGAACATAGTTTTTGCAACCGTTGAAAGGAATTTCATTTGCATCAATACACATAGCAAACTATGTGTTAGAAACTAGTTTCTTTTGGTTTTCTTTTTTTAGATAAACAAAATCTATGTTTCTATGTGTTTAAATAAACTTTTAAAACTTCAATTTTTCAGGCAAATATTTAGCAACTAATTCTTTATAATAAGGAAGTAATGCCTGAACATCTGGTTTTACAGGAGCCTTTGTATACAAATCGTACGGATTGAATTTTCGAACCCAGTCAAACATTTCGATGTCTTTTTCATTCATTAAATGTGCATACGCATTTTCTTTATGCTGCGAATAAAAAGAGTGATAACGAATCATGTATAAAGCAGGATCCGGTAAATAATCTTTCATAATCTGATACAAATATTCGTCATGACCCCAGCTCATTTTTACGTTATCTAATCCGCAGTTTTCAGTGTAGATTCCTAGTTTAGTATTGAATCTCTCATCTGTATAATCCGGATTTTCTTTAAAAAATTCTGAATACACAATTTTATCCGAATACGCACAGCCAACCGGAAAAGTATCGCCAACGACTGCCCATTGCGGTTCTCCAAATAAGCATAAAACTTTACCCAAATCGTGAATGAAACCTGTCAGTACAAACCAATCCGGATGACCATCAGCACGAATGGCTTCTGAAGTCTGTAAAAGGTGCTGTGTCTGGTCTAAGTCAATATCTGGGTCACTGTCGTCTACAAGCGTGTTTAAAAACTCGACAGCTTCCCAGATTGACATTTCTTTTCTATTAAATTGCAGAAATTCTTGTTCTTTACTGCATACAAAGTCATAAGTTTGGTAGGTATGGTTTATCCTGTAAAATTCTTTTACCGTTTCTACTCTTTCAGAATCGACATAATTTCTAAATTCTTCTTTCTGCTTTTCTTTTAAACTTTCATTTACTTCAGAAGGGTCAGGATATCGCATTAACAAATCATCTTCCCACTCATCTAAATTTTTCAACGGATTGTCTGTGTCTATATGCTTTTTCATAAGGGTTATAGTTAAAAGTTAATAAGACAAAAATAGAATTACGTACTCCGTTCAAAATGGATTAATACATCAAAAACATGGATAATTTTGATTATTGTAGGATTTTTACATATTATTAGATCTGTTTTTTTCAAAGTATATCAAACATAGCCCGTAGTTTCAACCACGGAAAAAAATAGATTGCGGATATGCCTTGCGTTCCCGTGGTTGAAACCACGGGCTATAATCTTCAAAACATTTACTTGAATAATTTGTGGGAATTCGTGCAATTAGCGGCAAAAGAAAAATCCTTATAATCTGTGTAATCTGTCGCTAAAAAACCTAATTAATAATTTTACTAGGAGGAAAACCAAACTGCTTTTTAAAGCAGCGACTGAAATAAAGCGGATCATTAAAACCAACTAGATTCGTCACTTCCGAAACATTATATTTTTTCGTTTTAAGCAGTTCTGCTGATTTTTTTAAACGAATGGTTCTAATAAATTCGTTTGGCGCTAAATCGGTTAGTTCTTTAATTTTTCTGTATAATTTTGAAGAACTTACGCCCAATTTATCACACAGAAAATCTGTCGAAAGATCAACTTCACTTAAGTTATCATTGATTAGATTAGTCACTTTTTCCATAAATTCTTCATCAATTGGCGAGTGCGTCAGCATACTGACTTTACTTTCTACTTCGCCAGAGAATTTCTGTTTGAGCTCTAATCTCGATTTGATCATATTTTCTATAACCGTTTTAAGTAATAAAGGCTCAAAAGGTTTAACTAAATAGCCATCAGCTCCAGTGTCATAGCCTTTTACTTTGTCCATATTTTCAGAAAGGGCCGTCAGCATTACAACCGGAATATGACTTATGAATTCGTCATTTTTAAGCTCACGGCAAAATTCCAATCCGTCCATAACGGGCATCATGACATCGGTAACGCATAAAATAGGTTTTATTTGTCTGCAGATTTTTAAACCTTCAGAACCATTTTCTGCCTCATAAACCTTGTAATAATCAGACAAATAATCCACCAGATATTTTCTAAGTTCGTTATTATCTTCTATTACTAATATTTTTTCTTTTAAATCGGTGTTTTGAATAATTTTCTTCGCCGCTTT includes:
- a CDS encoding inositol oxygenase family protein, which codes for MKKHIDTDNPLKNLDEWEDDLLMRYPDPSEVNESLKEKQKEEFRNYVDSERVETVKEFYRINHTYQTYDFVCSKEQEFLQFNRKEMSIWEAVEFLNTLVDDSDPDIDLDQTQHLLQTSEAIRADGHPDWFVLTGFIHDLGKVLCLFGEPQWAVVGDTFPVGCAYSDKIVYSEFFKENPDYTDERFNTKLGIYTENCGLDNVKMSWGHDEYLYQIMKDYLPDPALYMIRYHSFYSQHKENAYAHLMNEKDIEMFDWVRKFNPYDLYTKAPVKPDVQALLPYYKELVAKYLPEKLKF